The Laspinema palackyanum D2c sequence ATGAATTGGGGTTGGTGGATTTGAAGAAATTCATAGAATCCTTTGAGAAGGGATTTCCCGACGTTACCAACTTTCGGGATGTGAAATTCAATGATAAAAACAAGCCGTGGGGTCGGGAGTTTGCCGATCGCCCTCGCATCTTCATCCGGCACGAATATCCCGGCGGGCGATATGTCTGCGAGCTGGTTTTGGATGGTGACTCCTTGATCCTTTGGGGGACGGCCAGGGAAATTGTAAATCAGGTTGCGATCGCCATGCAGCGATCGCAGCAACTAGAACAATATGATTTGGGGGCGTGGGTCGGTTACCCGATCGGCGAATACTTGAGGCAGTTCCCGCAAGAATCAAAGCTTACCCTGATATTCCGGTTGAAAACGGAAAAGCCGGTCCACTACAAAACCGTCCGGGTTCCTTTCGTTGCTAGATCAGCCCTAAACTACCGGCGATTGAGGGAAGTCTGCGGAGGCGATACGGGTCTGATGTGGGGGAGAATTTCAGCCAACGCGAAAATTGGTAAAGGTGAGGATATTAAAAAGCTATCAGCAGTTTACGCATCCGGCCCCAACGAGTCTGAGGCGAAGAAAAATTTAAAAGGTTTTCTTGGACTAACGACACTCCCAACCCAAGGGATTTTCTACACCCAGGGGGACAACGAGAATAAAAAAGATAGGGATGATCGACAGGCTTACAAGGTTTTCCCCTGTAGCGTGGGGATTTTGACTCAGCGAGTGGTCAAGATGGCGGAGCGCGATCGCCTATCAGGAGGCCGAAGGACTTATGCCGGGAAAGTGAAGGGCAGCACTGTCCGTTTCTTGCTCACCGCCAAAACCGAACCTCCCGACTTTCAGGTCCGCCTCAATCAACTACTGCTTCCGGTTCAGTGAGTTGTCTTACCCGACGAGTTACCCGATGCGACGGTAACTCGTCGGGTAAGACAAAAAATAATCGGCACTCTTTCGTCAGAGTGCCGATTATTTTTGCCCTGATAGGGATTGATTGTTGTGATCGCTAGATTGTCAAAATTGGTTTCAATCCCTGATAGGGAATTTGGCTGCGATCGCCTTCCCTCTACTCTACCACAACTCGCTCGATAGCTGTCAAATTCCCGGTAGCCGTTCCAGCCCACACCACATTAAGCGCTTCGGTAGGCGTCTCGCTTTTTCCGTCAAAGCTGACATAACTTTGAGGCGGAATTACGAAAATTTTTGCTGAGGCTGATGCTGGCGAGGTTGCCACATCCCCTTTATTGAGGTAAATTGGGCCGTCGGTTTGGTTTATCAAGCCCAAGCCAATCCTTGCTGGGTTTGCGGGAATCAAAGCGACTGCGGTCGTGTTGGCCGGAATAACTACAGGTGTCCCTGTAGCATATTGTTCCGGGGCGGGGGTGATTTTCATCAATTCAAAAAACATATTTATTCACCTTTATTAATTACTGATTAGATGCGCCCAAAGTCTTTCGGGCCCGCAAATCTCCCGGATTAAATCGTAAGAGTGCCGTTGAAAAGCGCCTGGTAAATCGGCTCGGTATCCGGTCGCATACCATTCCCCGTAAGGGTCATGAACCCAAAAATCACCATTTTCGTATCCCGAGATGACAACTATATGCCCTGACGGAGTGAAATAACCGTGGAGCGCGATGGGGAACCCCCCATCCAGGTGATCCTCTAATTGCTCAATGCTTGCGTTCTGGGAAAATCGATTGCTTTTCCCATATTCGCGAACAATTTTAACCAGGGAATCGGGTGAATTGGGTGGGTATTTGCTATCCCTCGCATATTGATAAATTTCATCTTCCCATTGAAGGTGAGAATATTTTGGCTTGCGATCGGCTTCAAGGTAAGCGAGGCACATCGCAATACAGGTCAATCCTGGATTTATCCGCCTTGGGGAAAAGCAGGGAATGCTCAATTTCTTCATCTATCCTCGTCATTTGGAGAATCCAATTCTTTTATTTTCTTGAGCATAAATCCCCTTGTATCTTCTTCCGAGTCTATCTCCGAAGATTTTCTTCGGATGTACCCAGAGCGGTTTTCGAGAAAAGTCTCTATATCTTTTTGATTTCCGATTATTATACGGAGTTGCCAAGCAATGTTGTTAAATTCTCTCCCTATCTGAGCCTTTAATCTTGCAATTTCCTTGTGTTGTATTTCCAGGTCTTTGGTCGTTCTTAAAAGTTGAGATTCAATATCTTTGTTCTTAAGTTTTTCCGCCTGGTAATCATTTTCTATATGGTTTAGCTTCACCAATATGGCTACCGTGCCGCTCACTGTCGATGCAAGTAGCCCTATTAATTCCCATGTGATATCCACGGCTCCTCTATTATAAAGAATATGATAGCGCCAACAAGCTATCCGTGCACGAATCGAACAACTCCTCCAGGAAATTCTCGGCAAACGCTTTAAGGTTTGCATTTTTAATCCCTTCTACGCGGGAATCAACCGCCTTTTTGAAACTCCACGCATTGGACCCCGGACTTCCCCAAGCCTCAATAATTCTTCTGCGGTCTTCACCTAGGATGCTACTTAAAAATCCCGAACTAGCGCTTTTCCGAATTATCTTTCGCACATTCTTGTAAGCGGAAAGCATTAAGTAGTTTGCGCTAGATCTGGCGGCAGAATCTAATATGGGCCAAAGAGCGTCCACCGTATCCTCAATAAACTGGCCCGATTCCCGCAACCCATCTTTTCCCCCAGTGAAGCGGATCAACTCTTCCACTCGGGCTAGTGTGCTTGGGTTTACAGTGAAAAGCCCTACCGCTTTACCAGGAATCAGTCCACACCCAATCCGCCCTGTAGCCTCTCCGAGCGCACCACCCAGGATTGTATAAAAATTACGAACCAAACCCTGTTGGGATTGGGTAATTTCTTGATCCGTCACGTTCCAATTGAAGTTGTAAATTTTCCCAAAACCCCGAACGGCAAAACCCAAAGCAACTCCCATCGCTGAGGAGAATGCCATCTTGGCAATCAATCCCGTGCCAACAAATGCCGAAACCTTGGCAGAAAGAATCGCCAATCCTACCAGACCTCCCCCACCGACTACCGCCCCGATTAAGCCCCCTGCGATTAGCCTGCCGCAGGGTCCGAGCTTGCCGCCGACCCAGGCGATCGCGCCTGAAATCGCTTGGCTAACTTTGCCGGCAGCACCCCGAATCCAGTTGATCGCATTCGCTATCCCAGAAGCCGCACCCTTCAGCCAGCCAAAAATTCCTCGGCCAATATCGGCAAATACCCCGCCAACGGCATTTACAAAATTCCCCGCCACCTCTTTCGCTATCTCCAGGGGGGTACAGCCTGCAAAAATTGAGCTGGATAATCTTTGTTCGTCAATTTGCATATCTAATCTCTATTGCTCCGGTACGAAAAAGGCCACCTTAATCAGGTTGGGGGCATCGGGTACGTTGCGCCATCGCCAGGACCTAAATCCTTTTTTTATTTCAATAAATCTCAGTATCCCGGATGAGATAAAAGGAAGCGAGACGATCTGCTCATCTAGATCCGGGTAGATTCGGATCCCCGCACCCCGGACCCAATCCCCTCCAATAGCGTACACGGGGCGAATGAATACCCGCGAGTAAATCCTTAGATGGTTTCCGTGAAGGCTAAAACCTACTCTCACAATAGATGGATCAGCATCAATGGGAGCGGGGAGGCTTATCCAATGAGTGAGAGCCTGGACCGAACCTGCGTGATACCACGTCATCCCTAATAATACTCGTAAGCATCCTCAATCTCCACCAAGGAGAGCATCCGCTCATCGTACTCTCCCCCGTAGAGATATTCATCCGTTTCCTGCCAGCTCGCAGGCCGCAAAATTCCACTTTCTGCCTCTGCGATTAACACGCATTCCCCCGATCTAGATTCTATCTCAGATTGCCATGTGGGAGGAGGAATTCCCAGCCACAAGGCAAATTCTGGATCATCTGGGGTCAGGATCCTCCGTACATCATTAGCTGTTACCATAGTTGCCCGGATCTAGAAGCACCCATCCTTCTTTCAAATCATCTATCTTCGTGGGATCGCAGAAAGTGCTTAGGTTATCCATACCGCCCTCTCCTGTGATGGTAATCCCAATTTTTGGAGGCTTGGGGAAAGTGGCACCATAAACCAAGTCGGCATCATTTTGGGAAGCCTCCTTAAATCCAATGTTTGAAGCGAATCCTTTAATCTTATTATATTGCTCGGCTCTCATTCGCCACGCATATTTTACACCCCGAATCGTGACGAAAACCAGCTTAGACAGCTTGGATTGTCTTGCGGCTCGAAATTGGACTTTTGCACTTTGTTTCCATCCACTAGCCAGTGCCTGAGCAATTTTGTCATACCCGACATAAGACGTTACTGAATACTCTACAGTCTTTTTCGTCACCCTCGCAGGCCGGGGTGCGTCGCCACCAATAATTAAATTTTGAATATAGCTCCCAGCAACTCCCCCCGTTCTGCCTGGAGCTTGCCCAAGTGCAGATGCTTCCGCCATGTCAATATTCGTCATAAAGCCATAGTTCCCTACCTGCTTGATGACGCCACTTGAACCAATTGGAATGCCCATTTTTACGCTCATGAGCTGTTTGTTTTTGTAAACGTTAGTCTTGCCCACCTTTCCCCCTTATTTTCCCATTAATTAGAAAGAACCAAACAGATTAAAGACCGGGAGGATTGACTACCCGGCAATCCCCCACTCATCCCGCAAGAAATTCCCCCCTCAAGATTAAACGAGGGGACTCAGCACTTCATTCACAACAATTCGCCGATAAGTGGTGACGGAATAGAATCTTGGAACCACCACCACAGACTGTCCTGGGTTTGCTGGATCGGCGATGCTCGTTGCCGCACCCTCCGATGTGCTGATGAGGTTAACGTCTTGTCCCGCAGGAGTCCCCGCGTTATCCGCGTCCTGCGCTGCCTGTAGTGCCGTCAAAAAATCATCGACGGGCTTATAAGCAGTTAGGGCAGGATTTGTGATATCGAGGGAAACCAGGCTCCCCACAGGGAGATTTGCCGCGACTTCTGCAACCGTCAAAGTGGCCATAACTTATCGTCCTGTAGTTTGGAAAAATTCTCCTTTGAGCTTAACTCTGCTCTTAGAAAAATGTCAAGAGCTAAATCCTTGCAGGCTAAGGGATTTGGCTGCTATCTTTGTGGTTTAAATGCGTCTTTGCACCCATTGGGTGCAAAGATTCCTGAATGCATACCAGCGGGCTGATAAAATTGGTGAAATTCTTGATGTACAATCTGAACCCATCGGGGGATTGAACCTGGCTTGCCACGTTTTACCTCTCCTGTCCCCTATAATTATTGTTTATTCACAATAAATACATCAACTCAATGAGATCTATTACATTAGGAACAGGGGGAACAATTCAATCCCCTGATGGTAGCGAGTTGCTCGAAAATCTTATTTTCCGGCTAATCAAATTAGGGCAGTCCCGGGAACGGGATAAAAACCTTAATCCATCGGGACAGAACAATATAACGAGTTCGCTCTCTGATGACCCTTTGAGCGGCAGTTTTAACACGGCCCTATTTACTGCTAGTGTGGATTTTGCGGGCAAAGTGACCAGGACAGGGACAGAGAGATTTAAAATCGAATCAGAACCCTATCTGAATACTGGATTTTCATCGGGGGCAGGGGGGACTTTCGCCTCTAATTCCTGGGCCCAGGACTTAGCGGATGCTATAATAATGGGGGCGAATTTGCAGAGGGCAACCACCTACAATATTTATTCATGGCGAATCGAACCCAGTTTAACAACTGGGGAATTTAATGCAAGAATAAATATCTCTGTCAATAACGCACCAATACTACTGACCGCTACTGATTTAGGTGAACTCGCGATGGCTCAAGAGTTTTTACCCTAATTTCCACAATGTGTACTCACCCTGTAATCGAAGTGTAAACAGGATGTAAACACTGTATAAACAGGACTAATGCCTAAAATAATAAACTTACTAACCGGAGAGCAAAATACCGGAATCCCTCCCCACTCTTCTACTCACCACCAGGGTAGGACGGATGCGATTACTCCGGAGGAGATCGGGGCTAGACCAGCAGAGGAAACTATCCCTTGGACAGAAATCTCTGGCAGACCAGTTATTCAGACTTTCCAATTTAGTTCCTTTGAACCGTTTTTTTCTATCCCCCTTAATTTTCAAGACGATATTTACATCGCTTGTTGCTGCAACTTAACGGGAGGTGGACACATTGGGGGGTGGGGATTTGGGGGGTTCAGGGTTGAGTTTTGGACACACCGACTTGACCCTTCCTCTCCCTTTTCCACTACTTTAATTCGAGATACTTACGTCGGGTACGCCACTCAAGGGATTGTTTTAGTTGTAGCAACTTCTTATGGGGTGGATATCCGGATAGTAAATCAATACGGTGGAACGCGAGATATGGTGCTTCAATTATCTGTTGTAGGTACCGGAGCATACAGGAAGCAAGTTATTTTTTAGCCCTGAAAATCCTCGTGTCACGAGTTCAAGTCTCGTTCCTGGCATCTTTACATAGCAAGGCTTTCAGCCGAAAATAACCCTCCGATTGACTCTAGTCCTCGGAGGGTTATTTTTTGGCTACATTCCTTACAGGATGAGGGTTTCACGGTTAGCTAGAAATAAGCTAGAAATAAGCTAGAAATAAGCTAGAAAGTCAGCCTATGTCAGCCTATGTCAGCCTATGTCACTCAAAAATCGGGGATTTCCCCGGAGATGAATCCGGCATAATAGCGCATGAGGGTGGGTACGCTATCCCCAATCCATTGAGCTACTCTGGCAGGGCTTTCACCTCTGGCAAGGCAGAAGGTAGCAAAAGAATGGCGGGTGTTGTACTGCGGGCGATAGGGAACCCTCAGCGTTTCTAGTACAGGCTTCCAGTGCCGCCTCAAAAAGTTATTGGGCAGAATCAAATCCCCAGACTTGCTGGGAAATACCGGGCGATCGCTCTCCACTTCCTCCGGCCTGATTGATTCGAGCAATTCCTTAAGTTGCGAGTTAATCGGGAACCGCCTCACCTCCCCGGTCTTGGTGGAGTTTAAGCGGATGCCCTCAACGACGGGAGAGCAAAATTTAATGAAGTCGCGATCGCAATCTCCCCAGCGAAGCCCAACAGCCTCAGAAGTTCGGCAGCCCGTGAGGAAGAGAAATTTCACAAACCCGGCATAATGTCGGTGCAGTAGATCGCGCTCGAATTCGGCGATGATGCGATCGCGCTCTGCCTCAGAAAATGGATCGACTTTTGGCCGTTTCTTCTGGGGCTTGAGCTGTAGATTTTCAAAGGGATTTGCCTCCAATTCCCCTCGCTCTACCGCCCAATTGCAAGCGGCTCCCAATTGCTGAAGGGCTCGGCGGGCTGAATCCCGGGAGAAACTTCGGAGCAAATATTGGCTGATTGCTTTGGCGGCTTCTGGGGAAATATCGGAGCGGGGAAAATCGGGAATCTTCCGAATCACTGAATCAAGATTTTTCAGGCTGGAGGGCTTAAGCTCCTGAGCCTTAGCCTCTCGGTACCGGCAAAAAAATTCCCCCAACCCCTCTCGGGCTAGGGGAGTATTCTCAGGAGTAGGGATTGGGGGAATTAAAAATTTAGAGATTCGATTTGAGCTTGCTGGATTTCCTGGTTTTTCTCCTCTGCCAGTTTTTGGGCGATCGCTCTGTTTTGAGGAGAGTCTGGAAGATTCAGATAAAGATATCGCTTGAAAAATTGGGGAGGAAATCTCAGTCGAAGGTATCCCCGATCGCTTTCAATCCCAATTAGCCCCTTACGATTCCTCTTCATCAGCCTTTAGTTTAGCCGAATATCGCTTCAGATAAGTTTTGACCATTGGAACAAGGGCCGCCAAAACGTCTTCTGTTTCAACGTAACTCTGTTCCCATGTCTTCACTATTCCGTCAGTTACACCAACAAACCATTTTTTCTGTGCGGCATTTAGGGTAAGGGTTGCTACTACTGTACCAATAATGTCGGGGTCGGTAACATCATCAGGATTAAGCGAGAGGTAAAGTGATTTAGCGGCTTCCCCTCCAAAAACTTCCCACTTACCATCAGCCCAGATAATCCTAGCAGTGGGGTTCACTGAATTGTCAAATTCTATTTCTCTGGCGTGAGAAATATCTAAATATTTGTCTCCATATTTTTCCATCATTCAAACAACCCCCTTATATTGACTTAACAATTCTTTCCCTTTCTCAAAATTGCGCCCCTTCATTCCCAGGATTTCCTCAATAATCCAAGTATCGCTCTTGCCTTCGGAGTATGCAGATTTAATGGCGGTGAGGGTGGCGATCGCACTCCCAACTTCCGCCCCTTTACTTCCACTTCCACTAACACTTCCAGAATCCGCTACTCCTTGACTACCAACGGTTAGCGCTTCAGAAGTAGGAACGGAAGTAGGAACGGAAGTAGCTGGGAAGTAAGGTGCGGAAGTAGGCGGAAGTTCCGGGTTAGCCTCCTCTGCGATTTGTTCATAATACTGCTGTTGTGCATATTGCTCCGCAGCGAATTGGCTTAAGGCAATCTCATCCTCAACTTTTTTAATTCGCTCTAAAAGCCTATCCGTCACCTCCAA is a genomic window containing:
- a CDS encoding C39 family peptidase is translated as MKKLSIPCFSPRRINPGLTCIAMCLAYLEADRKPKYSHLQWEDEIYQYARDSKYPPNSPDSLVKIVREYGKSNRFSQNASIEQLEDHLDGGFPIALHGYFTPSGHIVVISGYENGDFWVHDPYGEWYATGYRADLPGAFQRHSYDLIREICGPERLWAHLISN
- a CDS encoding tyrosine-type recombinase/integrase yields the protein MGEFFCRYREAKAQELKPSSLKNLDSVIRKIPDFPRSDISPEAAKAISQYLLRSFSRDSARRALQQLGAACNWAVERGELEANPFENLQLKPQKKRPKVDPFSEAERDRIIAEFERDLLHRHYAGFVKFLFLTGCRTSEAVGLRWGDCDRDFIKFCSPVVEGIRLNSTKTGEVRRFPINSQLKELLESIRPEEVESDRPVFPSKSGDLILPNNFLRRHWKPVLETLRVPYRPQYNTRHSFATFCLARGESPARVAQWIGDSVPTLMRYYAGFISGEIPDF